Within Rhipicephalus microplus isolate Deutch F79 chromosome 9, USDA_Rmic, whole genome shotgun sequence, the genomic segment TATCGTGCCAGTTACAATGTAACACCACTTTGACGTAATACTCCGGGCTTAGAAGAGCGCTACTACTACCTCAAAAGCCTAATAAATAGTGTTTTACATACATAGCAGCGACACCAAGTATCAGAAAGACTGCAACACATAGAAATGCGTTAGATTTGTGAAGGGAACGATAGCTTCGCTGTTCTATCTGTTTAGCAAAGCAGGGATGGTTGAACTTTTTTGCCATAATGGCGGCCATCTTCTTGATTCGCAGAACTCGAAAATTATCTCTATTATACCCGGTAAGCTGAGAACGAAAGGCAGGCCGTTCACAGAagcatgtcatttttttttaatttttgtttgtgAATTCATTGCGGTCCTTGTCTCTTCTCGGAGTTCGAACAACGGGAATGGAAGAGCGTATACACGGCTGCAGTGAAGGTAAACTAATGAGATATGGGGAAATACATTCGATTTTGTTACGCCACATCTACGGTTTTAGTGCGGAATATTGTAAAATGTCCCTTtgatctttttttctcctttcaacAATGAATGGAGCAAAGAaatgtaaacttaagggctcgcaAATTTCTTTGCCaggcacaacaataatgagaactagcaAACAAAGATGCCGAAAAAAGTATAGAAGTATTATAGGAAGTAATTGTTATTGGATTGGGAGCGCCGTGAAGGGCTCCGCATCACGCGCGTTCACGCGGCATACATTATAAAATTGTTTATAAATGTTCTAGTGTATATCCCAGTGCCGGAAAAAAAACGCGTCGTCATCCTGCTTTATATATTGAGGAGATTTGATGAAGATCACCGCACTCTCCAgcgtgccttgaatagactcgatgaccggtcatttaatgaagcaaagatcttaggagcctggtcgcgcagcgcatcagcacagaaagccacacgagccctcctgagatacttgacagcaacgtcattgagggaccgcctgtgaaactcggcattgtgtgtgtgatgtgacatgtgtctatccttctgtcacagaacgagcgctcaaaaagggcgcgccgccaaattctcgcgacgaaccgccggagtgacgccgcgaggtcaacgaaaaagaaagaaaaagaaaacaaacatctaaaggctccccgggcgcgcgagcctctcctctcggaagcgtggcttcgccgacgaacctcctcaccccacatcggcggccgagcaagcccgcaaaatttctagaacgaaagaagCGTGGTcacgccgagttgagtcatccgccgcggagggcatcccaaccgtctcgccctctccccagccttcgctgcgtatcgcgccgacgaaaggacgagaaatttctggagtctcgcgcggaaggtattttttcgagcagccgagacgagagagcaggagaagacggaagttaacgccagagcgcgtagggattccgccgtgtagtcggcgaagcttttgtccgtagcgacaaagcaggagaagaagaagatgatttccacctgaggggtgacgactcgagctacaggcaagagcgtgtgtttaccgctatcgagcggagacgcgtggcaacagctgcatgtgtgaagccgacgtggttccggcgaagaagtttgaagcttggagagtggccatttgaagacgcgaggtttcctggaagagaaacttcggcgaggtttcctggaagacaaaacttcaggggcagcggaacgacaacaacgctggactttgagtgagtgattctcggaagagtatcatccagacgtttgttccaagaactttggactgaataggttttctatctctttagtctttaagtgtcttggttgttcaatgcatgcgactgcattgtagtgcgtattgttgtctgtgtccgttgtttcgagagtggctgattgtactgtgtagtacgttgtttgattggtgacatattgtatgcaacaattgtggagtgtgcatttttgtgtattgttttcgatctgccattattgagaatataatttgtttgtttaacaactctcggctttgacttgttctttgggccacagccggcgtccgctggcgcaccaaaaaggaccacttctaaactgtccacgctttcgtggtgtggttcggggggccgatacttcggcccttggaattagcccggcgattgcctcccgaattaacgggacctgtgtgacaccttctctctctcttttagatgcggagcatctaatactcgaggcttgtagtgcggcgccgtccgcaagcttcctcctccttcttccaccatctgtgcatcccttcctcctctacacaccgcgcgcgcttcactcctccatctgtgcacccttcctcctctacacaccgcgtgcgcttctcctctttaCGAACATTcactagctgtataatgtagcgcgcacgcgccgtcacgcttcgagaacatcggcagctgacgcgcgcgcatgcgccgtcgcgcttcgaaaacatcggcagctgacgcgcgcgcatgcgccgttgcgcttctcccccttctcgaacattcgacagctgacagtgcatgcgccgtcgcgctgtatatatactcaaggtcggtgctcgctcgctcagttgccgctcgtcggttggtttgtacggcgcgtcgacgtccgaggtcgcaatgatcggcgtcccttcgaccagcgccggccaaagtggcatctaaaagccatcgtgctcaaagttcgtcgcaataaataaacaccgccctttcgcatacgtgtcgtacgtgttcactcatttaacacccctcctacaaccacgttaaccaatttagccagcgactcaagtaagtcgcaatataacaccccatttcacaaccacgttaaccaatttagccatcgacccaagtaagtcgcactttaacaccccgttaaccaattatatgctccgcatcctcctcagtgttcccccgagggaagctgcgggtaatttttactcccctctccccctccccatgtgtagggtagcaaactggatgcatAGTCTAGTCAACCTCCCTACCTATCCTacattccttctttctctctctctctctctctctctctctctctctagtgtaTATCTACCTTTGATATTCTGTAGATGTGCATGTCTCTAGACAAACCTACCTCGCTCATTATTCCGCGTCACAAATTTTGTGTCGGTGCTCCATTAAGCGCCTGACGTGTACCGCGCAGCCGCAGCAGCGCCACAGAAGACAGCGGATGCCACGGGATGCCAACCTCTGCCGGCAGCGCTGCTGACGGAGCGAGCGGTGCCCACAGAGcgagcggcggcggcggtggcacaGCCAGCGGTGTCCACGGAGCGAGCGGCGGCACAGCCAGCGGTTCCCACAGAGCGAGCGGCGGCACAGCCAGCGGTTCCCACAGAGCGAGCGGCGGCGGCACAGCCAGCGGCGTGCGCGTCGTGTCGGCGCTGGTGGCGGCCGCCGCGCTGCTCGGCTGCGCCCTGGCTGACGTGGACTTCGACGTGGCCTCGTCGTTCGAGAACGACCGATCGCTCGTCGCCACCGTCCACAACCTGGCCCTGTTCAAGCCGCGGGCCAAGCACTGCATCAAGAACGTCATCAACTATCGAGACGCACCGCCGGACCGCAGAGGACGTTTCCACATACTGCTGGGCCgtaagcacacgcacacacacactgtcTGCTCAAGCTGCGCCGTGCTTTGTTGGTTGTTAGCTGCGGGATATAAGCGCCATTTCCCAATCTCACGTAGCTATGACAGCTGCGATTACCGCTTTTGTTACAATAAGAACCGCGTGGGCACTCGAGGCACGTTTTCGCCGTCTACTTGATGTCCCAAGTATAGTTCGAATGCAAACCAGAGGCGTGTACAGCTTTCCCGATGAGCGCGAACCACATGATGCGGTCCTGCGATCTGTgttcttaaataaataaaaataaaaaataaatatatatttaatactGCAGACCCTTACATCCAAGCAGGTAGGTAGTTTCAAAATGACATCGTTGATACAGAAAGTGACATCCCAAATTCTTTGGGGTGGGTGTGCGATACAATCATAGCAAACAAAGAAAGCGACATGTAAAACTCTTTCGTAATTAATGTGAATAACACGcgtattgaacaaaaaaaaacattctgcatGTTCATTTTTCATTCTGTCACGCGAATACTGTAAGAATACAATAAATTTCCAACCAAAAACATCATTTTCACTCTTCAGGCCAGCAAAATAATGAATGCATATGCAtgcaataaaaagtatacatacaagaaaacaaaaacactgcaTTAAAATATCTGAAGCATGAATTCACGAGGCAATGCTATTTTGGAGCGAAGAGAAATGGATAGTATGAGGATGCCTGAGTTATCTCATTCCGGTCTGAGGCCTTGGGTGAAAAATTGAATACTTATAAGCGTCTGTTGTGTTAAGTTGTTAAAGATTTAGCGGGATGGTTCCTTGTGGGTCGGCTTGATAAGTGTGTCAGGTACGGAGATGGGTTAATCGCAAGTTTGCGGttgagaagaagagaaagaatgaAGTGATGTGATAAAATCGGTCGATTTAAAATTCATCCGATAGGCCATCCATTTGTTAAACATACTCTAGGCATCCTAGGCTTATCATAAACGTACCTGCATTTTGACCTCGAGCAACTTGCGTAACTTGTATGCCTTAACAGCCTATATTTTCTATCTCTCCATTTTATGAAGGTATTTTCTGCCGGGGTCTAccatggctccgctgacgtacttccgtcacggatatgacgctgTAAAATGAGTTCCAATAGATtgccaagaaaaaagagaaaagaaacattTATGTTGCGGGGTTTTGAACCATCGACCTCTAAATGCACAGCGCGCGACGCTAATCACTAGGCCacatagcgtttttttttctttattgtctaGGCCACAGAGCGTACGTTGTTAAGGGAGCTAACGAcaagtcatttatatacaccatgtacctTCGAGGGTCCTCATAGCTCAGCAACTTTAGCACACTTTATTCATAAGTAGCGAGACGCGCGCGTTGGGTAAAGCCTTTAGCGTTAGGCGCACCAGCTCTAAAAGTCGTCGCACCGCGCCAGCCCAGCCCACACGTTGCTATGCGCGCGCGTAcctccacatggcgtggtcaaagtGCGTGAAGATGCCATCTTACATGGTCGCTGACTAGCATGCGCGCTTATCACGGTATTCGGGTGCTTTGTACCCTTGTGCTTCCATCCCCTAGTTTGCTTTAAAGCCACAGTGGTTAAATGAAGCACGaaagtcacttcgctcgctgccgcggccgcgtttgcgaaaggagcacgctgctcacactcGAAGACGCAAGAACTGTTACAGCGGTTCGCGTTCGTCTTGTGTATACTTGTGTGTTCGTTTCTTGTGCacttctttctgtttgagcagcgtgctttaagtgtcgagctgtgacaggtATCCGCGCTCGTCCtatgtatgctcatttcgtgcatgCTTTCTGTTTGTGGTGCGCGCGGCAAATTTCACGCTGATTGCCGTTCTTTGCTTGGCATTGCAATTTGCTGCTATAGTATTCATTCATTTCCCCTTAAGACGAAACAATGCAAAATGAACGCACAACTTCCTCTGCTAAGACACCTTTCACTTCCGTGTTATATACAGATTCTCAAAAAGAGAAATCAgccacgtatttttttttttttgtttcttaggcACGGGATGTTACTGGGTAAAGATGTGCAAAACCCCGTATTTTTTAGGGCTAAAACACGAAAAATATGCATTATATATAGGATGTTCAATGTGTATaaagctgcattttctttttgtggGGTGTCCAGAACAGTGTTATATCCGTTACTTATGTTATATCGGTTGTGTAGTTGGACACATCAAGCTAAACACTGCCTGTTGGTTTTAGGTTTGTAGAATTCCGGCCTGGCGGGCATCTCGCCTAATGTTGAGTGCTTTCCGATCTGATGCATTCAGGTATGGTGGAGTACGTGGACCAAATTAACGAGAATAACTACAGGACAAAGATCAGGTTGCTGGCGAGAAGCGGCAGCATGCTCCACAACAAGTTCAGCGATGGTAAGTACGTGGCATATCCAAAACAGCTTTTTCGGCACAAAAAGTTCAGCGAGTGCCACAACGATCCACGCTGGTCGTAATCTTTCGATGATCTCAAGTAATTTCCGTTGTTTATCCTCACATCTAACTAGCTTTTATGGAAACCTATGCTCCGATATCACCTCACTCAATGTAACCCTTAACTTGGACCAGAATAAGacattcctgtttttttttttaacttttagaGGACTTTCATGAATTTCGGAAAACCGAAAGGTTTTTCAAAATTCATGACCGGAACTATTTAAAAGAGAAACAAGAATACCACTGGTTGCTCGGGCCACGAAATATTCCCACGGTCCCTTAACGCATTCGCCTAAGACTGTGCAAAAGCTAAAGCCGTCATGTTTTTCTTCTAAGCCGAGAGTATGTCTCCCCCACCAAAGCATTCTGCACCTAACATGCTTTTTTGCACAGCCTCCGATATTGGaagcattgcaagctttctgcacctgCCCTGGTTTCGggttgcctccgtgatcggtccAACTTTACCCAATCGACTATGTGATGACGTCTATCATGTGACGTCACGTCGGGTAATCCCCCGTGACTTGATAATGGCGTAATCGAATTGGGTAATCAGTGGCATCGTGACGACAACACTTGTCACCAAATGACATCGGGATTTTTCTATACGTCACTATAGTGTTCCCGTAGACGGTCATTTTTCGagcttgatgaggcatctaaaccTTTCGCGTTTATGTTAACACTGTCTAAACGGGCGAACGgggaaagtgcttaacagcgcaaacgacaggagggggaTAGAAGAGACGGGAGACGAAGCGGACAGGGTCGTATCCAAAAATATTTCtgggaaatggggggggggggggggagtcaaccATACATATggtcgtgcgtgcgtttgtgtgtgtgcgtgtatatagtGCCACTAGTACAActtctgaaactattatttccacagatgctggcatgcttgtacgtgccgctgttcagaagaggacaaagatgcgcgtgcagaaaaaaacagtagtcgtactgccgttgttcgaatcagtttgacgtccttgtgtgccattatcagcaggttacagttacgttgtaacgtgacaatagTATCTACACTTACAAAATGGAAAACTTTAGGGGAttttgatccccccccccccttccaggcTACCCTACGGTAGCAGGGCCCACAACACGCTTTCGAGCCCCTTGTCCGTGCCTGCGCTGCTCGTGGTGGCTCGGAAACGTGAAGATTCCCACTTCGCGCACCGTCCAGCCGTAGCCGAGGTGTCGTAAATCACGCGCGAAGCCGACGGGCGGCCCCACATCGTCGATTCACGGAATCGCGCGGCATGCACTCGTTTCTCCTCCTCTCCTACGCCATCTCTGTGCTCGCTGCATACCTCCCGTTGCACGCGCAGCTGCTACTGCCGTTTATGCTAATGTTACTGCCATACGCCCGTGCGGCGAAAATCATGCCACCACCGACCGCGCTTGTATTCTGCTAAAGACACGAAGacagcttggggggggggggggggctaattgGTTAATAAGCACACCCATACGGGCGTCACGCGGGAACTCTTGGAAGACGCCCGATAGATTGCACGACTGACGGTTGTCTCCTCCGTGATGTGCTCTCCTAGAAgaccgctgattgattgatagattgattgatatgtggggtttaacgtcacaaaaccacaatgtgattacgagagacgccgtagtggagggctccggaaatttcgaccacctggggttctttaacgtgcacccaaatctgagcacacgggcctacaacatttccgcctccatcggaaatgcagccgccgcagccgggattcgagcccgcgacctgcgggtcagtagccgagtaccttagccactagaccaccgcggcggggcactagaAGACCGCTGGCTAATCGAAGTCCCGTCCGTGAACTTCTCTAACAGTCTTCCAATATTTCcttttctctctatctttcaGTCCCACCTTATCCACCCCCTTGCGAACCAGTGCTGAGGTGTCCTGCTTAGCTAGAGACAATAGCGGGGTTCAGTTTTAAAAACGaccgtctttcttggggaccttcgacgcaaaaatttggtctgtcagTCTATCTGTTCGTCTATCTGTACATATGCCTGTTtgtgtccacccttaacggtacccttaACTGCACCAGACGATagcccaaacggccgaccccgtccgcagtgcccaccaatattgctcaaagtccagcgttcttacttgtgcgattgtcaattaaaaagcaattattgcgcataactAAGGCACCATAAAAAACGTCAATATTCtatatgtgtgtctcttactagataAAGGCATGCATGAgtatttatcacgttgcgctgactatgcatcgcttgcacgaaaaggcaagtgtt encodes:
- the LOC119164930 gene encoding uncharacterized protein LOC119164930, which translates into the protein MPTSAGSAADGASGAHRASGGGGGTASGVHGASGGTASGSHRASGGTASGSHRASGGGTASGVRVVSALVAAAALLGCALADVDFDVASSFENDRSLVATVHNLALFKPRAKHCIKNVINYRDAPPDRRGRFHILLGRMVEYVDQINENNYRTKIRLLARSGSMLHNKFSDAFTRCVQDPCSQPPEPGWCLQNMVMYYYDPDRRSCSEFTYTGCGRNFNNFLTKHECYKICIQGRM